In Luteolibacter rhizosphaerae, the DNA window CCGCCCGATGCTGGATCACACGATGCTGGTCTATGGCTCCGGGATGAACAGCGGGACGAACGGCGATCACTCGCCGAAGAACCTGCCGCTGCTGGTGGCAGGTGGCAGCGCCTGCGGGCTGAAGCACGGCCAGCACATCGCGCACGATCCGGACAAGCACCCGCCGCTCTCCAACGTGCTGCTGACGGTGGCGCAGAAGATGGGCGTGGAGACGGGTGAATTTGCGGACAGCAGCGGGGAGTTCTCGGAACTGGTTTAGCGGGGCTGCGCGGGATTCGCAGCGGCCGCGTGGAGTTCCTTGGCCAATTCGGCGGCGGTCCATTCGCCTTCGACGAAGATCTTGCGGACCTTCCCTTCGCGATCGATGACGAGCGTGCGGAGGTTGTGCTGGATCAGGCCGCGGTCGTCCCAGAAGTCGAGACCGCTCTGGAGGGTGAGGGTGGTGATGTCCTTCAGCTCGCCGGTGGCGAAGAGCCAGCGCTCCTTGTCCTTGCGATGGGCATCCGCAAAGGGCTTCAGGATCTCCGGTGTATCGCGACGGGGCTCGATGGAGACGGAGAGCAGGCGCCAGTCCTTCGGGGCCGAGGAGCCTTCCGCCAGCAGGAGTTCTTCCGTTTCCTGGAAGAGCTTGTTCACGCGCGGGCAGAAGGTTGGGAAGGGGCAGCGGGTGTAGATGAAGGTGAGGGCGAAGGGCTTGCCCTTGTAGTCGGAAAGCTCGAAGGGGCGGCCGTGATCA includes these proteins:
- a CDS encoding SCO family protein, which codes for MSSIKIILTLPYILSLAAAAEKPPLADGEIRTYEVRGVVEKLKPDVPAAVIYHEEIPGFMEPMSMTLKARDAKEFEGVGVGDGITFRLNVTNEDGWIDKVHVVAPAASAAAVKEEAAGLKPIEPGQPLPDAKLVDDHGRPFELSDYKGKPFALTFIYTRCPFPTFCPRVNKLFQETEELLLAEGSSAPKDWRLLSVSIEPRRDTPEILKPFADAHRKDKERWLFATGELKDITTLTLQSGLDFWDDRGLIQHNLRTLVIDREGKVRKIFVEGEWTAAELAKELHAAAANPAQPR